In Exiguobacterium sibiricum 7-3, a genomic segment contains:
- a CDS encoding DUF5412 family protein, giving the protein MNVWKKFRIIASLLGILLAGYLAWQIYISFFAVDIKYVPRGDLYKTVTSPDERYTLRFYLSSGGATTGFAMLGIMEDQKTKEQRRVYWEYPCREVSVKWRRDVVIINDTRLNIWTEVYDFRLDQPIYPAK; this is encoded by the coding sequence ATGAACGTGTGGAAAAAATTTAGAATCATCGCCAGTCTACTTGGCATACTGCTGGCGGGATATTTGGCCTGGCAAATCTACATCTCGTTCTTCGCCGTAGATATCAAATACGTACCGCGAGGCGATCTATACAAGACGGTCACTTCTCCGGACGAGCGGTATACGTTACGGTTTTACCTTTCGAGCGGCGGGGCGACGACGGGATTTGCGATGCTCGGCATCATGGAAGATCAAAAAACAAAAGAACAGCGGCGTGTCTACTGGGAATATCCGTGTAGAGAGGTAAGTGTGAAATGGCGACGGGACGTTGTCATTATTAATGACACCCGCTTAAACATCTGGACCGAGGTGTATGATTTCAGATTGGATCAACCGATTTATCCAGCAAAATAG
- a CDS encoding DUF2750 domain-containing protein, giving the protein MEHQIGLPGITEERLQEVEAELGFSLPAELRAYFKKENKFEAGEWQLHPIKDEQYIKRTWEDIVRVNSTDTEDYPDGFFRIAADGSGDELGYLLPDAETIVQWDHEEQELFPVAPTLAAFMEQEQQLLNSAMQADEFFETVLETEAVYGLSKLKQSGWAYCPSNQEETDVLLFFSTEEGARACQTDGWENYHLIRLDLDVFTDGWLPNMIQDGLYCGLNWDASLQGLELDSENVLAELEL; this is encoded by the coding sequence ATGGAACATCAGATTGGGTTACCAGGCATTACAGAAGAACGGTTGCAGGAAGTCGAGGCAGAACTCGGATTTTCGTTGCCGGCTGAGTTGCGGGCGTACTTTAAAAAGGAAAACAAGTTCGAAGCCGGTGAGTGGCAATTACATCCGATCAAGGACGAACAGTACATCAAGCGGACATGGGAAGACATCGTCCGTGTGAACTCAACGGATACAGAAGACTATCCGGACGGCTTTTTCCGGATTGCTGCCGACGGTTCCGGGGACGAGCTCGGTTATCTCTTGCCGGACGCAGAAACCATCGTCCAGTGGGATCACGAGGAACAGGAGTTGTTCCCGGTTGCCCCGACGCTTGCAGCCTTTATGGAACAAGAGCAACAACTATTAAACAGTGCCATGCAAGCAGATGAATTCTTTGAAACCGTGCTCGAGACAGAAGCTGTCTACGGGTTATCGAAATTGAAGCAGTCGGGCTGGGCTTATTGTCCGTCAAATCAAGAGGAAACGGATGTGTTGCTGTTTTTCTCGACGGAAGAAGGCGCACGTGCCTGTCAGACAGACGGATGGGAGAATTATCATTTGATTCGTCTCGATCTTGATGTCTTTACAGACGGCTGGTTGCCGAACATGATTCAAGACGGTTTGTACTGCGGACTAAACTGGGATGCCAGTTTACAGGGGCTCGAGCTAGATTCGGAAAATGTGCTCGCTGAACTTGAATTATAA